The following are encoded together in the Planococcus antarcticus DSM 14505 genome:
- the mntR gene encoding transcriptional regulator MntR, with product MPTPSMEDHIEIIYSLIEQKGYARVSDIAEALSVLPSSVTKMVQKLDKDGYLIYERYRGLVLTPKGQKLGKRLLQRHGLLEEFLRSIGVEEERIYGDVEGIEHHLSWNSIDRIADLVQLLEASPDFRDKLERLRKEGKDS from the coding sequence TTGCCTACTCCAAGTATGGAAGACCATATTGAAATCATTTATTCATTAATCGAGCAAAAGGGCTATGCGCGCGTATCGGATATCGCGGAGGCCTTATCCGTGTTGCCTTCTTCTGTTACCAAGATGGTGCAGAAGCTGGATAAAGACGGATACTTGATATACGAACGCTATAGAGGTCTTGTGCTGACGCCAAAAGGTCAGAAGCTGGGGAAACGGTTATTGCAGCGGCATGGCTTGCTTGAAGAATTTCTTCGGTCAATCGGAGTGGAAGAAGAGCGAATCTATGGGGACGTTGAAGGAATTGAACACCACTTAAGCTGGAATTCAATCGATCGGATTGCCGATTTGGTCCAACTGCTAGAAGCAAGTCCAGATTTCAGAGACAAACTTGAACGGCTGAGAAAAGAAGGAAAAGACAGTTAA
- a CDS encoding GNAT family N-acetyltransferase: MKLTEWTMEEQEQLIHFMTTNSWPFHGHEHPVRALIEKTIEEGGYKSDQVTTFWIENEENQQVGLVKIFDLQDDIPLFDLRIADPYRSKGYGPKALKMVADFVFSLPEKKIRLEGNTRHDNFAMRKAFERTGFVKEAHLRQAWFSPRENRYYDAVIYGMTREDWQAGITTPVLWDDAVIETKEPPFNPVLLDFPEEFESERLLIRAPRREDAKASYEAVMHSLEAFRPWLPFAQQKPDLSETEATLIEAAANFKLRKDLRLHFFLKETGQFIGSTGLHRIDWEVRKFEIGYWIDSRFEGKGFATEAVERITRFAFEELGANRVEIRCDPDNVRSRAVANRLHFELEGTLRNDAVSRVGNKLRDTCVYAKIRQ, from the coding sequence TTGAAGTTAACAGAATGGACAATGGAAGAGCAAGAGCAGCTGATTCATTTTATGACAACAAATTCATGGCCTTTTCATGGCCATGAACATCCAGTCCGTGCTTTGATCGAGAAAACGATTGAAGAAGGCGGCTATAAGTCGGATCAAGTGACGACGTTCTGGATTGAAAACGAAGAAAATCAGCAAGTAGGCTTAGTGAAAATATTTGATCTGCAAGATGACATCCCTCTTTTTGATTTGCGGATTGCAGATCCTTACCGCAGCAAAGGCTATGGTCCAAAAGCATTAAAAATGGTCGCCGATTTTGTTTTTTCGTTGCCGGAAAAGAAGATTCGTCTAGAAGGCAATACACGCCATGATAATTTTGCGATGCGCAAAGCTTTTGAACGAACTGGTTTTGTCAAGGAAGCTCATCTGCGGCAAGCTTGGTTTTCTCCGCGGGAAAACCGCTATTACGATGCGGTGATTTATGGCATGACGCGAGAAGACTGGCAGGCTGGAATTACCACACCGGTCTTGTGGGACGACGCCGTAATAGAAACAAAAGAACCGCCATTCAATCCGGTATTGCTTGATTTCCCCGAAGAGTTTGAGTCCGAACGATTGCTGATACGTGCACCTAGGAGAGAAGATGCAAAGGCCAGTTACGAAGCTGTCATGCACTCCCTAGAAGCATTCCGTCCATGGCTGCCGTTTGCACAACAAAAACCCGATCTGTCGGAAACAGAAGCAACATTAATAGAAGCTGCAGCAAATTTTAAATTGCGCAAGGATTTGCGCCTGCATTTCTTTCTGAAGGAAACCGGCCAGTTTATCGGTTCTACAGGGCTTCACCGCATTGACTGGGAAGTGCGCAAGTTTGAAATCGGCTATTGGATCGACAGCCGCTTTGAAGGCAAAGGATTTGCTACGGAAGCGGTGGAACGTATCACGCGCTTTGCTTTCGAGGAATTGGGCGCTAATCGCGTTGAAATTCGTTGTGACCCAGACAATGTCCGTAGCCGTGCAGTAGCCAACCGGCTACATTTCGAACTGGAAGGGACGTTACGCAATGATGCGGTTTCCCGGGTAGGCAACAAGCTTCGGGATACATGCGTCTATGCAAAAATCAGACAATAA
- a CDS encoding CvfB family protein, translating to MALHPGLKAILQVKDRSTSQWILSDGSGDEVMMNASEIEEGQEIGEQIEVFLYRNRQGGVSATPMIPHILPSEYGWAKVLKVSAREGAVVDIGTTREVYLLPADLPQIMELWPKQGDHIFMTLRTDRHGDLYGRLATEEKVLELMQPAPETIFNQNLQARAYRLLPVGTFMLSVPDMHRIFVHETEREEEPRLGEEKTVRIIGVKDDGTLNGSLLPRKQERLLDDSEQIMRYLEESGGKMPFTDKSSPDEIQEIFGMSKAAFKRAIGKLYKNRQIIQEEGWTKSTK from the coding sequence ATGGCTTTACACCCAGGATTAAAAGCAATATTACAAGTAAAAGACCGTTCGACATCGCAATGGATCTTATCAGATGGTTCAGGTGACGAAGTAATGATGAATGCATCAGAAATAGAAGAAGGACAGGAAATTGGCGAACAAATTGAAGTCTTCCTTTACCGTAATCGTCAAGGTGGCGTTTCGGCAACACCGATGATTCCTCACATTCTGCCAAGCGAATACGGATGGGCGAAAGTTTTGAAAGTGTCCGCTCGAGAAGGCGCAGTAGTTGATATCGGCACAACACGTGAAGTCTACTTACTGCCGGCGGATCTTCCGCAAATCATGGAATTATGGCCAAAGCAAGGGGATCATATTTTTATGACGCTTCGGACCGATCGCCACGGCGATTTATACGGACGCTTGGCGACAGAAGAAAAAGTGTTGGAGTTGATGCAGCCAGCACCCGAAACTATTTTTAACCAAAACCTGCAAGCACGTGCTTACCGTTTGTTGCCAGTCGGCACCTTTATGCTGTCCGTGCCTGACATGCACCGGATTTTTGTACACGAAACTGAGCGGGAAGAAGAGCCGCGTCTGGGCGAAGAAAAGACAGTCCGTATCATTGGCGTAAAAGATGATGGTACGTTAAACGGCTCTTTGCTTCCAAGAAAACAAGAGCGCTTACTGGATGATTCTGAACAAATCATGCGTTACCTAGAGGAGTCGGGTGGCAAAATGCCGTTTACCGATAAATCTTCTCCAGACGAAATCCAGGAAATCTTCGGCATGAGTAAGGCTGCTTTTAAGCGGGCAATTGGCAAGTTGTATAAGAACCGTCAAATCATCCAAGAAGAAGGATGGACCAAGTCGACCAAGTAA
- a CDS encoding lmo0937 family membrane protein, whose amino-acid sequence MGRILWIILAVIIVVWLIGFLMDVAGGLIHILLIIAAIVLVINLVTGRKGV is encoded by the coding sequence ATGGGACGCATTCTTTGGATTATTCTAGCAGTTATTATTGTAGTATGGCTTATCGGATTCTTAATGGACGTAGCAGGCGGACTAATACACATTCTTTTAATTATTGCTGCAATCGTACTAGTTATCAATTTGGTTACTGGACGGAAAGGCGTATAG
- a CDS encoding DUF1002 domain-containing protein yields MKKLLTIIALLFTLSVTLPSYSSANVGINEKFGLPIVVYGGNLSADEKASVAESLNVAGEVDVEEIEVTGEDLVNYIKDGDSRANMYSSAKITRKDEGAGLVIEIVTPDNITQVTSEMYANAMLTAGIENATVEVASPKAVTGHSALVGIYKAYEVNGEELDPERTDVANDELTVATELADGGVEDAKVSELLTEIKKQIAEQNPASREEVEQIVEEQLNKLQIELSPEDRQLLVDLMDRIRQLDIDFSQWSTQLEDLSKTIEDKIGTIVNDEGFWESVKNFFKNLADAVRGWIN; encoded by the coding sequence ATGAAGAAATTACTAACTATTATAGCATTACTGTTCACTTTGTCTGTTACGCTGCCGTCATACAGTTCGGCAAATGTCGGCATTAATGAAAAGTTTGGCCTGCCAATCGTTGTGTACGGAGGCAATCTATCTGCTGATGAAAAAGCATCTGTTGCTGAAAGCCTGAATGTTGCAGGAGAAGTGGATGTGGAAGAAATTGAAGTGACGGGTGAAGATCTGGTCAACTACATTAAAGATGGCGATTCCCGTGCCAATATGTATTCATCCGCTAAAATTACTCGTAAAGATGAAGGTGCTGGACTAGTCATCGAAATTGTAACTCCTGATAACATTACGCAGGTTACGTCTGAAATGTACGCCAATGCCATGCTGACTGCGGGTATTGAAAACGCGACTGTAGAAGTGGCATCGCCTAAAGCAGTAACTGGCCATTCCGCGCTCGTAGGAATCTACAAAGCCTATGAAGTAAATGGTGAGGAATTGGATCCGGAACGGACGGACGTCGCAAATGATGAATTGACCGTTGCTACTGAACTTGCAGACGGCGGCGTGGAAGACGCTAAAGTCAGTGAGCTATTAACCGAAATCAAAAAGCAGATTGCTGAGCAAAACCCGGCTTCACGTGAAGAAGTAGAACAGATAGTCGAAGAGCAATTGAACAAGCTGCAAATTGAATTAAGCCCCGAAGATCGTCAATTATTGGTGGATCTAATGGATCGCATCCGTCAGCTTGATATTGATTTTTCACAATGGTCAACGCAATTAGAAGACTTGAGCAAGACCATTGAAGACAAAATTGGTACAATCGTCAATGATGA